A single genomic interval of Scylla paramamosain isolate STU-SP2022 chromosome 4, ASM3559412v1, whole genome shotgun sequence harbors:
- the LOC135098591 gene encoding cuticle protein AMP1A-like, translated as MNVVLIVAAVASLAAADTDYSYRPPQTYSGPAPSARSEVIEVVPILQDDRYHTEDGSYSVDVKTGNGIAFSQSGSPTGPNGAVIKAGEYSYTAPDGTDVHVKFVADGNGFQPQSDMLPVAPAFPHPIPDFVLRQIAFAEEEDAARARAEASQVRSASLPAPGRSYGAPQ; from the exons atgAACGTTGTG CTAATCGTGGCAGCCGTAGCCTCACTGGCCGCGGCCGACACCGACTACAGCTACAGGCCACCGCAGACCTACTCGGGCCCCGCCCCCTCCGCCAGGTCAGAGGTCATCGAGGTAGTACCTATTCTTCAGGACGACCGCTACCACACTGAGGACGGCAGCTACAGCGTCGACGTCAAGACAGGCAACGGTATCGCCTTTTCGCAGTCTGGCTCTCCGACTGGGCCGAACGGCGCCGTGATCAAGGCCGGAGAGTACTC CTACACCGCCCCTGACGGCACTGACGTCCACGTCAAGTTCGTCGCCGACGGGAACGGCTTCCAGCCCCAGTCTGACATGCTGCCCGTGGCCCCCGCCTTCCCCCACCCCATCCCCGACTTCGTGCTAAGGCAGATCGCCTTCGCCGAAGAGGAGGACGCCGCCCGCGCACGCGCCGAGGCCTCACAAGTGAGATCTGCTTCCTTGCCCGCGCCTGGTCGCTCCTACGGGGCGCCGCAATAA
- the LOC135098684 gene encoding cuticle protein AMP1A-like, which yields MKYLVFAALAAAAAALPTYDSTEVVKTVRDERDHQGDGNYHLDVEIENGIVLAQSGAPVGPSGTVVKAGQYSYIAPDGTPVVVKFVADENGFQPQSDLLPVPPAFPHPIPQFVLDQIAFAAEEDARRARGEKSRSTEYS from the exons ATGAAATAC CTCGTGTTCGCCGCCCtggctgccgctgctgccgcctTGCCGACCTATGACTCCACCGAGGTAGTGAAGACCGTGAGGGACGAGCGAGACCATCAGGGAGACGGAAACTACCACCTGGACGTGGAGATCGAGAACGGCATCGTGCTGGCTCAGTCTGGCGCCCCCGTTGGTCCCTCGGGCACGGTGGTCAAGGCGGGACAATACTC ATACATCGCCCCTGACGGCACTCCTGTTGTCGTCAAGTTTGTCGCGGATGAGAACGGTTTCCAGCCTCAGTCTGACCTGCTGCCCGTGCCCCCCGCCTTCCCACACCCCATCCCCCAGTTCGTGCTGGACCAGATTGCCTTTGCTGCTGAGGAGGACGCCCGTCGCGCCCGCGGGGAGAAGAGTCGCTCCACAGAGTACTCCTAA
- the LOC135098601 gene encoding cuticle protein AMP1A-like, with protein sequence MKLLIVAALAVVATADSQNTYSLPQTYSAPAPSVRSEFVEVVPIVRDDRAHSEDGRYSMDVETANGIAMSESGSPSGPEGAVIKAGEYSYTAPDGTFVQMKFVADENGFQPQSDLLPVAPAFPHPIPQFVLDQIAFAEAEDAARARAEASQVRSASVPAPGRYYGAPQ encoded by the exons ATGAAGCTC CTGATCGTAGCAGCCCTAGCCGTCGTGGCCACCGCCGACTCCCAGAACACTTACAGCCTTCCCCAGACGTACTCGGCCCCCGCCCCCTCCGTCAGATCAGAGTTCGTAGAGGTGGTGCCCATTGTTAGAGACGACCGCGCGCACTCCGAGGACGGCAGGTACAGCATGGACGTGGAGACAGCAAATGGCATTGCCATGTCGGAGTCTGGCTCCCCCAGTGGTCCGGAAGGCGCCGTGATCAAGGCAGGAGAGTACTC CTACACCGCCCCTGACGGTACTTTTGTCCAGATGAAATTCGTCGCCGACGAGAACGGCTTCCAGCCCCAGTCTGACCTGCTCCCCGTGGCACCCGCCTTCCCCCACCCTATCCCCCAGTTCGTGTTGGACCAGATCGCCTTCGCCGAGGCGGAGGATGCCGCCCGCGCCCGCGCCGAGGCCTCACAAGTGAGATCTGCCTCCGTACCCGCGCCTGGTCGCTACTACGGGGCGCCGCAGTAA
- the LOC135098642 gene encoding larval cuticle protein 16/17-like — protein MKCVILAALLAVAVATPVPESHETPSYGYAPPPVPVKILKDERTQGPDGKYTLDVEAENGIVLSESGSPDGPEGAIVTAGQYSYTAPEGTPVVVKFVANENGFQPESDLLPVAPAFPHPIPQFVLDQIAKAAEEDAAKAQYGTPAPPPTYAR, from the exons ATGAAGTGT GTAATCCTTGCCGCCTTGCTTGCCGTGGCCGTGGCCACCCCCGTCCCTGAATCCCACGAGACACCCTCCTACGGCTACGCTCCTCCCCCTGTACCAGTCAAGATCCTGAAGGACGAACGCACTCAAGGCCCCGACGGCAAGTACACCCTGGATGTGGAGGCCGAGAATGGCATCGTGCTGTCTGAATCCGGAAGTCCCGATGGACCCGAGGGAGCAATAGTGACAGCCGGCCAGTACTC CTACACCGCCCCTGAAGGCACTCCTGTTGTCGTCAAGTTCGTCGCCAACGAGAACGGCTTCCAGCCCGAGTCTGACCTGCTGCCCGTGGCCCCCGCCTTCCCCCACCCGATCCCCCAGTTTGTGCTGGACCAGATCGCTAAGGCTGCCGAGGAGGACGCAGCCAAGGCCCAGTACGGCACCCCAGCTCCACCTCCCACTTACGCCCGCTAA
- the LOC135098712 gene encoding LOW QUALITY PROTEIN: cuticle protein AMP1A-like (The sequence of the model RefSeq protein was modified relative to this genomic sequence to represent the inferred CDS: deleted 2 bases in 2 codons), with the protein MQVVLATLAVVAAAAPDYSSREVVPILKDERQQDEYGRYNVDVETGNGIVLAQSGSPEGPEGSVIKAGQYSYTAPDGTPVVVKFVADEGGYQPQSDLLPVAPAFPHPIPEFVLEQIAKAAEEDRNRSPEDRYD; encoded by the exons ATGCAGGTTGTTCTCGCTACTCTGGCCGTGGTGGCCGCTGCTGCCCCAGACTATAGCTCCCGAGAGGTGGTTCCCATCCTGAAGGACGAGCGCCAGCAGGACGAGTACGGCAGGTACAACGTGGATGTGGAGACTGGCAACGGCATCGTTCTGGCTCAGTCTGGCTCC CCCGAGGGTCCCGAGGGCTCTGTCATCAAGGCTGGCCAGTACTC TTACACCGCCCCTGACGGCACTCCCGTCGTCGTGAAGTTCGTTGCCGACGAGGGCGGCTACCAGCCCCAGTCTGACCTGCTGCCCGTGGCCCCCGCCTTCCCCCACCCCATCCCTGAGTTCGTGCTGGAGCAGATCGCTAAGGCCGCAGAAGAGGACCGC AACCGCTCTCCCGAGGACAGATACGACTAA